In Candidatus Nitronauta litoralis, one DNA window encodes the following:
- a CDS encoding ATP-binding cassette domain-containing protein → MISGSSQISVNSLCVRFGNNLVLEDIKLNLPANSITTFLGPSGAGKSTLLRTLCRMNDRLSGFSQTGSVEIFGENIYGENTDLCELRRRVGLLFQKPCVFPKNIYQNVIFGLNYHRPKDRILFPDLVEQALVQAGLWQEVKDRLEAPAQALSQGQQQRLSLARTLALDPDVLLLDEPTASLDQKSAAVIEEMALSLKSSRTLVWVTHDPLQAQRISDTQIILDQGKVLPEDHRIRKIS, encoded by the coding sequence ATGATTTCCGGTTCCTCTCAAATAAGTGTGAATTCCCTCTGTGTTCGATTTGGAAACAACCTGGTACTCGAGGATATAAAACTGAATCTTCCTGCCAACAGTATCACCACTTTTCTCGGACCTTCCGGGGCAGGCAAATCGACTTTGCTTAGAACGTTGTGTCGAATGAACGACAGGTTGTCAGGATTTTCTCAAACGGGATCGGTTGAAATTTTTGGTGAGAATATTTATGGTGAAAACACTGACCTTTGCGAACTTCGTCGACGGGTAGGGTTGTTATTCCAGAAACCCTGTGTGTTTCCGAAGAACATCTATCAAAATGTGATTTTCGGATTAAATTATCATCGGCCGAAGGACCGGATCCTGTTTCCAGACCTTGTAGAGCAGGCGCTCGTTCAAGCTGGATTGTGGCAGGAAGTCAAAGACAGGCTGGAGGCACCTGCCCAGGCTTTATCTCAGGGACAACAGCAACGGCTGTCACTGGCGCGAACCCTGGCCCTTGATCCGGATGTTTTGCTGTTAGATGAACCCACAGCTTCACTTGATCAGAAATCCGCAGCCGTTATTGAAGAAATGGCCTTGTCGCTAAAATCATCCCGCACGCTGGTATGGGTGACTCACGATCCGTTACAGGCCCAGCGGATTAGTGACACTCAAATAATATTGGATCAGGGAAAGGTTTTGCCTGAGGACCATCGGATTAGAAAAATTTCATGA